CTCATGACCTCGTAGAGCAACTTCAAGTAGGGGGCGGTGTTGCAAGCAAGCCCCTTTCCGGCCGTGAGGTCGAACCCCTCGATAAGCTTCAAGGCGAAGGCTATGAGGCAGCCCCCGGAAGACGGCGGGGGGTTGGTGTATATCTTCCTCCCCCTGTACTCTATCCGGAGCGGCCCCCTCACCTCCACCCGGTAGTTTTCCAGGTCGCCGCTGGTAATGAGCCCCCGCTCCCCGAAACCTTCCAGCACCTTCCGCGCGACCTCGCCCCTGTAGAAGCTGTCAAGACCCTCTTCGGCAAAACACTCGAAGGTGTCCGCCATCCCGGGGTTGACCAGCCTGTCACCCTCCCGGAGGAACTTCCCTCCGGGCGCGTATATGGCACGGCTCTCCTCGGAGACCGTAAACATGGGGGAGAGGGTCTCTATGAACTGCGCCTGGTGGAAGCTGACTGTGACGCCCTCTCTGGCGTGAGCGACGGCCGGGGCGATAAGCTCCTCTATCGGCAGGGTGCAGTGGCGCTCGTACACCTCCTTAAGGCCGGCCACCGTGCCGGGCACCGCGGCCGAGCCCTCTCCTATGTAAAGCTCCTGCATGGTGCCTATGAAGTCTATGTCCACGGGGTAGAAACGGAACGCTTTTTTCTTCACCCCCGCCGCCGAGCCGAACCCCGGCACGTCGGAGAAGAAGTCGTAGAGGATGGTCGAGCCCTCTTTCGTATGCGCCATGAAGAAGCCGCCGCCGCAGGGGCTCGTAAGGGTGGACTCGGCCACGAATGATACGAAGGCGGCCGCTACGGCGGCGTCGAAGGCATTGCCCCCGCGCTCGAACATCTTCATGCCCGCCTTCGATGTAAGCTCATGTCCGGATGAGACCACGCCCTTCATAACCGCTTCTCCTTTAATTTCCTTTAATTTCCTTTATTTCCATTATTTCCATTACTCCCCTTCGTCCGCCGGGCGCGTCTCCGCCAGCAGGCCGTCGGTCATATCCCTTACGACCCCCTTAAGGTCGCCGCCTTCCTTGAACACCCGGAGCTGCCTGTCGGCGCCGGTACCCCCGGCGAGTATCTCCCCGAGGGCTGAGAGGTACCCGGCGCTCCCGAGTGTTGCGGCCTCTTCCTCGACCGAGCCGAGGAGCGCCCCTATCGCCTCCCTCACCGGGACGGTGCTTCCTCCGTCTTCTGTCAGGAACTCGCCATCGAGCCCGTACCTCGCGGCTCGCCACTTGTTCTCCCTCGTAATAGCGGAGTGCGGCCTCTCGAACGGAACCCCACGCTCGTACTCGTCGCCGAACTTCTTAACGAGTGCCTGGATCAAGGCGGCGATGGCCAGGGTCTCCTTGATGGTCCCGGGCATGTCGCAGACCCTTATCTCGACCGTTCCGAAGTCAGGGTGGGGGCGTATGTCCCACCATATCTCCCTTATGGTCTCTATGGTGCCCGTGGCCTTGTAGTTATCGATCAGCCGGCTGAAGTCGGCCCAGTCGTCGAAGTAGAACGGGAGCCCCGCGACGGGGAGGTTCTCGAAGACCTTCACCCTGTAGGACTTGAGCCCGGTGTCGTCCCCCTGCCAGAACGGCGAGTTGGCCGAGAGGGCGAGCAGGTGCGGCAGGTAGAAGAGCATCCGGTTCATAACGTATATGCACTTCTCGCCCCCCTCGAGCCCCACGTGCACGTGCAGGCCGAATATGTTGAAGCGCCGGGTGATTATCTTGAGCCTCTCCATGAGGCGCATATACCTCTCGTCCTCGGTTACGACCTGGTCCCTCCACCTTGAAAACGGATGGGTCCCGGCGCAGCAGAGCAGCGTGTCGTAGGCCTCCGCCGCCTTCGAGACCACGGCGAACTTCTCCCTCAGGTCCCGCTCCGCCTCGGCCACCGAAGAACATATGCAGGTGTTTATCTCGAGGTTGGACATCAGGAGCTCGTGCTTTACCGAGCTATCGAGCCCGCTAAGGGAGTCGATTATATCCGTAGAGTTGTTCATAAGGGCGAGCGTATCCCTGTGGACGAGCTGTATCTCGGCCTCTATGCCGAGGGTGACGCCCTCGGATT
This sequence is a window from Thermodesulfobacteriota bacterium. Protein-coding genes within it:
- a CDS encoding glutamate--cysteine ligase, which encodes MTIEFKKSEGVTLGIEAEIQLVHRDTLALMNNSTDIIDSLSGLDSSVKHELLMSNLEINTCICSSVAEAERDLREKFAVVSKAAEAYDTLLCCAGTHPFSRWRDQVVTEDERYMRLMERLKIITRRFNIFGLHVHVGLEGGEKCIYVMNRMLFYLPHLLALSANSPFWQGDDTGLKSYRVKVFENLPVAGLPFYFDDWADFSRLIDNYKATGTIETIREIWWDIRPHPDFGTVEIRVCDMPGTIKETLAIAALIQALVKKFGDEYERGVPFERPHSAITRENKWRAARYGLDGEFLTEDGGSTVPVREAIGALLGSVEEEAATLGSAGYLSALGEILAGGTGADRQLRVFKEGGDLKGVVRDMTDGLLAETRPADEGE
- a CDS encoding gamma-glutamyltransferase, whose translation is MKGVVSSGHELTSKAGMKMFERGGNAFDAAVAAAFVSFVAESTLTSPCGGGFFMAHTKEGSTILYDFFSDVPGFGSAAGVKKKAFRFYPVDIDFIGTMQELYIGEGSAAVPGTVAGLKEVYERHCTLPIEELIAPAVAHAREGVTVSFHQAQFIETLSPMFTVSEESRAIYAPGGKFLREGDRLVNPGMADTFECFAEEGLDSFYRGEVARKVLEGFGERGLITSGDLENYRVEVRGPLRIEYRGRKIYTNPPPSSGGCLIAFALKLIEGFDLTAGKGLACNTAPYLKLLYEVM